The window TGGTTGTTAATGTTGGCAATCCACCAATTTCTTTGGAAACTTCAATCGCTATGGGTGTCGTAATTGATCTTGGCAGGACGCTAACCAAGAAATCTGGATTAAGATGGAACAATAACGATAATCCAAAGGATGAAAATATGGCGACAAGGCTACCTATAGTAATACTGATGACGATAATCCCTAAATTCTTTTTAAGCAAATGGAAATGTTTATAGATTGGGATGGCAAAGGCAACCGTCGCTGGACCAAGCATGTGAGTCAGCCATTTAGATTCACTAATATAATGATTCGCAGGTAAATGAATAATGCTAATCGCTCCGATGATTATAATCGGACAAATTAATAAGGGGTGAAGAAGAGGGAAAGCCCATTTTTTATACCCAGCCTGTGTAAGGCGGTAGATGAAAAAAGTTAGTATGGTAGCAACAATAATTTTTACCATTTTACATCACTTCTTTTTCTAATTTTATCTGACATGTCTGCAGTATAAGCGGTTACTCCAATCACAATGAATGTGCTTAAACCAATTAGTAAGACGGTCTTAACGCCTTGCCAGCTAACGATTTCATCATAATTTACAATTCCGACTGCAGACGGTATAAAGAAGAGAATTAGCTCAGCTAATAGCCAGTTTCCACCTTTTTCAACCCACTCAAGCTTCACGATTTTAAGAGATAATGCTATTAAAAGCAGTATAAGACCGACCATTGAAGCTGGAATTGGAATGGTGATGAGGTTTTTGATTAGAGCTCCTAAAAATAAAAAAATATGGATAAATAAAATTTGAATGATAATAGTAATAATCTTCAAGTTTAATTCCTTCCTCACTACGGAAGAAGCTACTGAAGCTCCTTATGCCGTGTTCAAATTGGCTAATGGATAAATATTACTATAATAGTTGGTATTCGTATAATACATATATTTTATGTTGATTATAACCTTAGGTTATGTTCAGAACAGGAACTCATCATTAAACAATGAATTCAATAAATCCTTTCCCTGCATTTGAAATATATTTTCCCTTTTTGGTGATAACAGCGAGGTTCCAAGGGGTAGGTGGAATTAAATTAAGGATTTTCACCTGTTCATTCTGAATTCGATTACAAATTGAATCAGGTAAAATCGTAATCCCTAAATTGGCAGCAACCATTTCAGACATGAAATCCCATTGGGAGCTTTTAAAGAGAACCTTTGGCTCAAATCCTATCTTAATAAACTTTTTCCACATGATATCGTGGAGGGCAAAATCCTCATGGTAAAAGATAAAATCTTCCTCTTCTAACTCGTTCAAATGTACTGTTTCCGAATTAGCAAGGCGATGCTGCTGATGGACTAATAATTTCATTTCATCTTGGACGATTGGGTATATATTAAACACAGTTTCATCAACTGGAAGAACGGCAACACCTAACTCAAATGCTCCTTCATCCACACTTTTTACCACCTTTGCTGCTCCGTATTCCTTAATTACAATTTCGATATTAGGATATTTATGATGAAATTCCGCGATGATTTTTGGAAAATATAAGCTTCCAATGATGGGGGGAATCCCAATATGGATCGACCCCTTGCTAAGGTTGGTCATATCGTTTAATGTCGTTTCCATTTCGTCAAATTGGGAGATGATTTTTTTTGCATACTCCATCACAATCATCCCAGTATCTGTAACGGAACTTGTTTTGTTCGTGCGTACAATTAGGGTCATCCCAAGTTCTTCTTCAAGCCCCTTGATCATTTTACTTAAAGCTGGTTGAGAAATATGGAGCACGTCTGCGGCTTTTGTGATGCTTTTTTGTTTGGCAACCTCTAAGAAATATTTTAATTGACGGATGTCCATGCTTATCACCTCTGGTTTATTATAACAAAATTAGGAAAGAGAATTTAGGAGCGGTCCTGCAAATTTTGGGCAAGTAAAGGCTATCTTTTTTCCGTTTTTTCCATGGATTGCAATTGACCCGAGCGAGGCAATCGAGTAAGATAATAACATAGCTACGTTGTTCGTAACGATAATAAAGTTTTAACCTTTATACTTATATAGGGAGTTTTACATTGAAGCCTATATGACAAGCCTTCGTCTATACGACAGGGAGGACATGCAAAATAGGTTTTTGCGAACACCCACTTTGAGGAGTGGTGGTTTAAAACTTTCTTAATAAAGTTACGGCAATTGTGGCTTGTTTTATTTTTATAACAAATATAAACCAGATTCCAATCGGAACCTGGTTTTTTTCTTGGCTTTGTTAAACAAGAATGTTGATTTCCGTTCCAGGCACTCGCGCACCTTAGGGGCGGGCGGTGAGCCTCCTCGGCGCTTAAGCGGAGGCCACTGAAAAAGTCCAAGTTTTTAATTTAGGCAGTTGAAAGTTTGATTAAACCAAACTTTCAACTGCCTTTTTGCCTTATAATAACGATATTAAATGTATGTAGGTGGTATCCCGATGATTTCCAATCAAGAAACACTTAATCTTAGCCCATTCATGGCAATCTACGAAATAGTTGTGCCAAAAAGTAATATGCTTCGCCAAATCAATGAACTAGTGGACTTTTCATTTATTCTCGAAGAATTAAAAACGAAATATTGTCTTGATA of the Bacillus sp. 1NLA3E genome contains:
- a CDS encoding LrgB family protein codes for the protein MVKIIVATILTFFIYRLTQAGYKKWAFPLLHPLLICPIIIIGAISIIHLPANHYISESKWLTHMLGPATVAFAIPIYKHFHLLKKNLGIIVISITIGSLVAIFSSFGLSLLFHLNPDFLVSVLPRSITTPIAIEVSKEIGGLPTLTTIFVIITGIVGGVFGPLELKWLAIKSPIAKGLALGMSAHGVGTTKAMEYGEQEATFSTLAMIFAAWITLLWAGSFIPALVNLAHI
- a CDS encoding CidA/LrgA family protein, with amino-acid sequence MKIITIIIQILFIHIFLFLGALIKNLITIPIPASMVGLILLLIALSLKIVKLEWVEKGGNWLLAELILFFIPSAVGIVNYDEIVSWQGVKTVLLIGLSTFIVIGVTAYTADMSDKIRKRSDVKW
- a CDS encoding LysR substrate-binding domain-containing protein, with the protein product MDIRQLKYFLEVAKQKSITKAADVLHISQPALSKMIKGLEEELGMTLIVRTNKTSSVTDTGMIVMEYAKKIISQFDEMETTLNDMTNLSKGSIHIGIPPIIGSLYFPKIIAEFHHKYPNIEIVIKEYGAAKVVKSVDEGAFELGVAVLPVDETVFNIYPIVQDEMKLLVHQQHRLANSETVHLNELEEEDFIFYHEDFALHDIMWKKFIKIGFEPKVLFKSSQWDFMSEMVAANLGITILPDSICNRIQNEQVKILNLIPPTPWNLAVITKKGKYISNAGKGFIEFIV